In Vespa velutina chromosome 1, iVesVel2.1, whole genome shotgun sequence, the following proteins share a genomic window:
- the LOC124950101 gene encoding UDP-glucose 4-epimerase: MANQCWNVLVTGGAGYIGSHTVLELLQANFQVVVIDNLSNAYKGSNDEKPESLVRVEKLVNKKVTFINCDITKISDLKDVFQKHTFHCVIHFAALKAVGESCEKPLEYYEVNVGGTLNLLNVMREHDVKRFIYSSSATVYGVPEKLPLIETMKTGNCTNPYGRTKYMVEEILKDLCLSDKVWSVISLRYFNPVGAHPSGQIGEDPNGIPNNLMPFIAQVSVGKRKSLSVYGNDYDTPDGTGVRDYIHIMDLADGHVKAMIYQKNVNPTGFKPINLGTGNGYSVMEVIHAFEKASGKKIPYEIVGRRPGDISASYANANIAIKELNWRAVKNIDDMCADTWKWQQSNPNGYKPT, encoded by the exons ATGGCAAATCAGTGTTGGAATGTACTGGTAACGGGTGGTGCTGGTTATATCGGTTCTCATACTGTTTTGGAACTACTACAAGCCAATTTTCAGGTGGTGGTAATAGACAACCTTAGTAATGCCTATAAAG GAAGTAATGATGAGAAACCAGAATCTCTTGTAAGAGTTGAGAAACTAGTAAATAAAAAggttacatttataaattgtgATATAACTAAAATAAGTGATTTGAAGGATGTATTTCAAAAG CATACTTTCCATTGCGTCATACATTTTGCTGCATTGAAAGCAGTCGGTGAATCTTGTGAAAAGCCTCTAGAATATTATGAAGTCAATGTTGGGGGTACTTTAAATTTGTTGAACGTAATGAGAGAACATGATGTAAAACGCTTTATATACTCTAGTAGTGCTACTGTATATGGTGTTCCGGAAAAACTTCCGTTAATAGAGACTATGAAGACTGGAAATTGCACAAATCCATATGGAAGAACGAAATATATGGttgaagaaattttgaaagatcTTTGCTTATCTGACAAG GTATGGTCAGTCATATCTCTCAGATACTTTAATCCAGTAGGTGCACATCCCTCAGGCCAAATTGGAGAGGATCCTAATGGTATTCCAAATAATTTAATGCCTTTTATTGCTCAAGTTTCagttggaaaaagaaaatcattaagtGTGTATGGTAATGACTATGATACTCCCGATGGGACGg GTGTTCgagattatatacatattatggaTTTAGCTGATGGCCATGTTAAAGCAATGATATATCAGAAAAATGTTAATCCAACCGGATTTAAACCTATAAACTTAGGTACTGGTAATGGATATTCTGTTATGGAAGTTATACATGCATTTGAAAAAGCATCAGGAAAGAAGATACCATATGAGATAGTAGGACGTAGACCTGGTGATATATCTGCAAGTTATGCTAATGCAAATATAGCAATTAAAGAGCTGAATTGGCGTGctgtaaaaaatatagatgaCATGT GTGCGGATACGTGGAAATGGCAGCAAAGTAATCCAAATGGTTACAAACCTACTTAA